A genomic window from Osmerus eperlanus chromosome 5, fOsmEpe2.1, whole genome shotgun sequence includes:
- the si:dkey-106n21.1 gene encoding solute carrier family 23 member 2 yields MHLPSDPKVEIGLREQGTVNLAFGASDSNRGADRIDIDGPHKESKEEELGSKIKGLDLVYSLNDKPPWYLCILLGFQHYILAFGGIIAIPLILAEPLCIGDNNAAKSKLISTIFFVSGLCTLLQTTVGTRLPILQGGTFSLITPTLAILALPKWKCPAPGAPSVSMELQNATDFLQGDPDEVWKSRMREIQGAILVSSLLQLVLGLSGMVGLVLKFIGPLAIAPTINLIGLSLFIEAGKKSGAHWGIAALTVCLILLFSQYLSKVNVPLITYQDKKWKVFQYPLFKLFSALFGMCGAWLICFLLTVFDALPSKPDEYGYTARTNINLEAVSTAPWFQFPYPGQWGVPTVSVSSVLGMMAGVLASTMESIGDYYACARLSGAPPPPTHAINRGIAVEGIGCILAALWGSGNGTTSYSQNIAALGITKVGSRLVLQTAGLLMIFLGLFGKFGSVFITIPDPVIGGMFLVMFGMIAAVGISNLQYVDLNSSRNLLILGFSTFSGLVLPTWFHSNPGIIDTGSQELDQVIVVLFTTHMFIGGFFGFVLDNTIPGTEKERGIKSWRNKVEEGSSTQTMDESCYDIPFCQGFLKRFKFFHYLPFLPSYNCPEQTMPIIPE; encoded by the exons GCTTCCGACAGCAACAGAGGAGCAGACAGGATTGACATTGATGGGCCACATAAAGAGAGCAAGGAAGAAGAACTTGGCTCCAAGATAAAAGGCTTGGATCTGGTCTACTCCCTTAACGACAAGCCTCCCTGGTACCTCTGCATCCTACTCGGTTTCCAA CATTACATATTGGCATTTGGTGGCATCATCGCAATTCCTCTTATCCTGGCGGAGCCTCTCTGCATCGGAGACAATAATGCAGCCAAGAGCAAGTTGATCTCCACCATCTTCTTTGTGTCTGGGTTGTGTACACTGCTCCAGACAACAGTTGGAACCAG gcttCCAATCCTCCAAGGGGGCACCTTTAGTTTAATCACCCCCACTCTGGCGATCCTTGCTCTGCCTAAATGGAAGTGTCCTGCACCAGGGGCCCCATCAGTGTCCATGGAGCTCCAAAATGCTACTGACTTCCTGCAGGGGGACCCTGATGAGGTTTGGAAGTCCCGGATGCGTGAG ATTCAAGGAGCTATCCTGGTGTCttccctgctccagctagtTCTGGGCTTGTCGGGTATGGTGGGCTTGGTGCTTAAGTTTATTGGCCCACTGGCCATAGCCCCCACCATCAACCTCATTGGCCTCTCACTCTTCATAGAAGCTGGAAAGAAGTCTGGAGCACACTGGGGAATAGCAGCATT GACGGTGTGTCTCATCTTGCTATTCTCCCAGTACCTGAGCAAAGTCAACGTACCTTTGATTACATACCAGGACAAGAAATGGAAGGTTTTTCAATACCCTCTCTTCAAGCTCTTCTCA GCTTTGTTTGGGATGTGTGGAGCTTGGTTGATCTGTTTCTTGCTGACTGTCTTTGACGCCTTGCCATCTAAGCCGGACGAGTACGGCTACACAGCCAGAACCAACATTAACCTGGAGGCCGTGTCCACGGCTCCCTGGTTTCAATTTCCATATCCAG GCCAGTGGGGAGTGCCCACTGTGAGTGTGTCATCAGTGTTGGGCATGATGGCGGGCGTGTTGGCCTCCACTATGGAGTCCATTGGGGACTACTATGCCTGTGCTCGTCTGTCAGGggctcctccaccacccacccatGCCATCAACAGGGGCATTGCTGTGGAGGGCATTGGCTGCATCCTGGCTGCACTCTGGGGTAGTGGAAATGGTACTACCTCCTACAGCCAGAATATCGCAGCACTGGGGATTACCAAA GTTGGCAGTAGACTGGTACTCCAAACAGCAGGACTCTTGATGATCTTCTTGGGGCTCTTTGGAAAGTTTGGCTCTGTTTTCATCACCATCCCAGACCCAGTCATAGGAGGCATGTTCCTTGTAATGTTTGGAATGATTGCAGCTGTTGGAATATCCAACCTTCAG TATGTGGATCTCAACTCCTCAAGGAACCTGCTCATTTTGGGCTTCTCAACATTCAGTGGTCTCGTCCTTCCAACCTGGTTTCACTCCAACCCAGGCATAATTGACACAG GATCACAAGAACTGGATCAGGTGATTGTTGTTCTCTTTACTACGCATATGTTCATTGGAGGATTCTTTGGATTTGTGCTAGACAACACAATTCCAG gaacagaaaaagagaggggcatTAAGAGTTGGCGGAACAAGGTAGAGGAAGGCAGTAGCACTCAAACAATGGACGAGTCATGCTACGATATTCCATTCTGCCAAGGCTTTCTAAAGCGATTCAAATTCTTTCACTATCTACCTTTTCTTCCATCTTATAATTGTCCAGAACAGACAATGCCAATAATCCCAGAGTAA